The proteins below come from a single Manduca sexta isolate Smith_Timp_Sample1 chromosome 3, JHU_Msex_v1.0, whole genome shotgun sequence genomic window:
- the LOC115453340 gene encoding vinculin isoform X2, with protein sequence MKRQKMATQCRTWRGPCRPCLSPSTTSSRLVTRRSSRLTTRCCDRTCRARCTASRPPPRSYSRRPTCCAPTLTQDLARKKLIEGSRGILQGTSALLLCFDESEVRKIVKECKKVLDYLGVAEVIDTMEDLVQFLRDISPALSRAAREVAARAAELTHPPHAETLAQCLESVKQLAPVLICSMKIYIHILTEGGKGIEEAAENRNYLAQRMSDEIHEIIRVLQLTSYVEDGGEKDNITVLKALQNQIHTKMGAAHDFLNDPLSLRNSGGERALRAVLTAARRAAEHLAPAHADPVRAHVRSGGINADHLCDERQYGSGREPKALSLAAELRAQLNQLDALVNDGVRAAEKQGGKSMQARLETAHKWLLHPAADPTTRVEGQKAINSIVSQGQRIADGLQGREKAEILQLCSDVQRLSDKLADLCMSGRGDSDDARAITRELTDKLHELKRATERAVVNRVVEEFIDVAAPLRLYSDAVNAPLGTAGRSARAEERGAALQTFSARAAAAAALVAAGAGHHKRLADQLLHYGEQVDKLSPQLIAAGKIRLLYPESKVAEEHFNNLKSQYADAVLRVRDLCDQAVDPLDFVRTAGELMQKHTYLCEDAIRNNDSQKMVDNTSAIARLANRVLLVGGAERDNTEDSEFGRVLGAAQARLQAAIAPAVRAAKQVALGDRAHAPLWRQANAEIINAASEVESALGGQYAPPPPPPLLPEALSRLQVSEAAPPRPPPPAAAAPPRPPPPADTDDEGEDIFRRQPHPSQPILVAAHNLHKAVREWSSKDNEIIAAAKRMAILMARLSELVRSDSKGSKRELIATAKAIAEASEEVTRLAKKLALECTDKRIRTNLLQVCERIPTIGTQLKILSTVKATMLGAQVGMPDYKGNFIPYTRLVVTHCHMRGMVIHIDLLP encoded by the exons ATGAAGAGGCAGAAGATGGCAACGCAATGCCGGACCTGGCGCGGCCCGTGCAGGCCGTGTCTCTCGCCGTCAACAACCTCGTCAAG GTTGGTCACGAGACGATCGAGTCGTCTGACGACGCGATGCTGCGACAGGACATGCCGGGCGCGCTGCACCGCGTCGAGACCGCCGCCACGCTCCTACAGCAGGCGTCCGACATGCTGCGCGCCGACCCTTACTCAGGACCTTGCCAG GAAAAAGCTGATAGAAGGCTCCCGCGGCATCTTGCAAGGCACGTCCGCTCTTCTTCTTTGCTTCGACGAGTCGGAAGTCAGGAAAATTGTGAAAGAATGTAAAAAG GTGCTAGACTACCTAGGCGTGGCGGAGGTGATCGACACCATGGAGGACCTGGTGCAGTTCCTGAGGGACATCTCGCCGGCGCTGTCAAGAGCGGCCAGAGAG GTGGCGGCCCGCGCGGCAGAGCTGACTCACCCGCCGCACGCGGAGACTCTCGCGCAGTGCCTCGAGAGCGTCAAGCAGCTCGCGCCGGTGCTCATCTGCTCCATGAagatatacatacacatactcACTGAAG GTGGCAAAGGTATAGAAGAAGCGGCCGAGAACAGAAACTATCTCGCGCAGAGAATGTCCGACGAGATCCATGAGATTATACG agTGCTGCAACTGACGTCTTACGTAGAAGACGGCGGTGAGAAGGACAACATCACCGTGTTGAAAGCCTTGCAGAATCAGATACACACCAAGATGGGTGCCGCACATGATTTCTTGAAT GACCCGCTGTCGCTGCGTAACAGCGGCGGCGAGCGTGCCCTGCGCGCCGTGCTcaccgccgcgcgccgcgccgcagaGCATCTTGCGCCTGCGCACGCCGACCCCGTGCGCGCGCACGTGCG GTCAGGCGGCATCAACGCGGACCACCTGTGCGACGAGCGGCAGTACGGCAGCGGCAGAGAGCCCAAGGCGCTCAGCCTCGCCGCCGAGCTGCGCGCGCAGCTCAACCAACTCGACGCGCTCGTCAACGACGGCGTGCGCGCCGCCGAGAAGCAGGGCGGCAAGTCCATGCAGGCCAG GTTGGAGACGGCTCACAAGTGGCTGTTGCATCCAGCTGCAGACCCCACCACCAGGGTCGAGGGACAGAAGGCGATCAACAGCATCGTCTCACAAGGACAGAGG ATCGCGGACGGCCTCCAAGGGCGTGAGAAGGCGGAGATCCTGCAGCTGTGCTCGGATGTGCAGCGGCTCTCCGACAAGCTTGCTGACTTGTGCATGAGCGGCAGAGGGGACAGCGACGACGCGAGGGCCATTACTAG GGAGCTGACGGACAAGCTGCACGAGCTGAAGCGCGCCACGGAGCGGGCGGTGGTGAACCGCGTGGTGGAGGAGTTCATCGACGTGGCCGCGCCGCTCCGGCTCTACAGCGACGCCGTCAACGCGCCGCTCG GCACGGCGGGGCGCTCGGCTCGTGCGGAGGAGCGCGGCGCCGCGCTGCAGACGTtcagcgcgcgcgccgccgccgccgccgcgctcgtGGCCGCCGGCGCCGGCCACCACAAGCGCCTCGCCGACCAGCTGCTGCACTACGGGGAACAG GTGGATAAACTCTCGCCTCAACTGATAGCGGCGGGCAAGATTCGTCTCTTGTACCCGGAGAGCAAGGTAGCCGAGGAGCACTTCAATAACTTGAAGAGTCAGTACGCGGACGCGGTGCTGCGCGTGAGGGACCTCTGCGACCAGGCCGTCGACCCGCTGGACTTCGTGAGGACCGCTG GAGAACTGATGCAGAAACACACGTATTTGTGTGAAGACGCCATAAGGAACAACGACTCGCAAAAGATGGTCGATAACACCTCAGCTATTGCAAG ACTGGCGAACCGCGTGCTGCTCGTGGGCGGGGCGGAGCGCGACAACACGGAGGACAGCGAGTTCGGGAGGGTGCTGGGCGCCGCGCAGGCGCGCCTGCAGGCCGCCATCGCGCCCGCCGTGCGCGCCGCCAAGCAGGTCGCGCTCGGCGAccgcgcgcacgcgccgctctGGAGGCAGGCCAACGCAGAG ATCATCAACGCGGCATCGGAAGTGGAGTCTGCGCTGGGCGGTCAgtacgcgccgccgccgccgccgccgctgctGCCCGAGGCGCTGTCGCGGCTGCAGGTGTCGGAGGcggcgccgccgcgcccgccgccgcccgccgccgccgcgccgccgcgcccgcccccGCCCGCCGACACTGATGACGAGGGCGAGGATATCTTCCGCAGGCAGCCGCACCCGAGTCAGCCTATCTTG GTGGCGGCCCACAACCTCCACAAGGCGGTGCGCGAGTGGTCGTCGAAGGACAACGAGATCATCGCGGCCGCCAAACGAATGGCAATTCTCATGGCGCGACTCTCCGAGCTCGTGCGCTCCGACTCTAAAG GCAGTAAGCGCGAGCTGATCGCGACCGCGAAGGCGATCGCCGAAGCTTCGGAGGAGGTGACACGCCTCGCCAAGAAACTCGCCCTGGAGTGCACCGACAAGAGGATCAGAACT AACCTGCTGCAAGTGTGTGAGAGGATTCCGACTATCGGCACGCAGCTCAAGATCCTGTCCACTGTCAAGGCGACCATGTTAGGAGCGCAAG TCGGCATGCCGGACTACAAAGGTAATTTTATCCCTTATACCCGATTAGTGGTTACCCATTGTCATATGAGAGGGATGGTCATTCATATCGATTTGTTACCATAA
- the LOC115453340 gene encoding vinculin isoform X1 produces the protein MKRQKMATQCRTWRGPCRPCLSPSTTSSRLVTRRSSRLTTRCCDRTCRARCTASRPPPRSYSRRPTCCAPTLTQDLARKKLIEGSRGILQGTSALLLCFDESEVRKIVKECKKVLDYLGVAEVIDTMEDLVQFLRDISPALSRAAREVAARAAELTHPPHAETLAQCLESVKQLAPVLICSMKIYIHILTEGGKGIEEAAENRNYLAQRMSDEIHEIIRVLQLTSYVEDGGEKDNITVLKALQNQIHTKMGAAHDFLNDPLSLRNSGGERALRAVLTAARRAAEHLAPAHADPVRAHVRSGGINADHLCDERQYGSGREPKALSLAAELRAQLNQLDALVNDGVRAAEKQGGKSMQARLETAHKWLLHPAADPTTRVEGQKAINSIVSQGQRIADGLQGREKAEILQLCSDVQRLSDKLADLCMSGRGDSDDARAITRELTDKLHELKRATERAVVNRVVEEFIDVAAPLRLYSDAVNAPLGTAGRSARAEERGAALQTFSARAAAAAALVAAGAGHHKRLADQLLHYGEQVDKLSPQLIAAGKIRLLYPESKVAEEHFNNLKSQYADAVLRVRDLCDQAVDPLDFVRTAGELMQKHTYLCEDAIRNNDSQKMVDNTSAIARLANRVLLVGGAERDNTEDSEFGRVLGAAQARLQAAIAPAVRAAKQVALGDRAHAPLWRQANAEIINAASEVESALGGQYAPPPPPPLLPEALSRLQVSEAAPPRPPPPAAAAPPRPPPPADTDDEGEDIFRRQPHPSQPILVAAHNLHKAVREWSSKDNEIIAAAKRMAILMARLSELVRSDSKGSKRELIATAKAIAEASEEVTRLAKKLALECTDKRIRTNLLQVCERIPTIGTQLKILSTVKATMLGAQGSEEDQEATEMLVGNAQNLMQSVKETVKAAEGASIKIRTEQGGYRLRWVRRSPWYQI, from the exons ATGAAGAGGCAGAAGATGGCAACGCAATGCCGGACCTGGCGCGGCCCGTGCAGGCCGTGTCTCTCGCCGTCAACAACCTCGTCAAG GTTGGTCACGAGACGATCGAGTCGTCTGACGACGCGATGCTGCGACAGGACATGCCGGGCGCGCTGCACCGCGTCGAGACCGCCGCCACGCTCCTACAGCAGGCGTCCGACATGCTGCGCGCCGACCCTTACTCAGGACCTTGCCAG GAAAAAGCTGATAGAAGGCTCCCGCGGCATCTTGCAAGGCACGTCCGCTCTTCTTCTTTGCTTCGACGAGTCGGAAGTCAGGAAAATTGTGAAAGAATGTAAAAAG GTGCTAGACTACCTAGGCGTGGCGGAGGTGATCGACACCATGGAGGACCTGGTGCAGTTCCTGAGGGACATCTCGCCGGCGCTGTCAAGAGCGGCCAGAGAG GTGGCGGCCCGCGCGGCAGAGCTGACTCACCCGCCGCACGCGGAGACTCTCGCGCAGTGCCTCGAGAGCGTCAAGCAGCTCGCGCCGGTGCTCATCTGCTCCATGAagatatacatacacatactcACTGAAG GTGGCAAAGGTATAGAAGAAGCGGCCGAGAACAGAAACTATCTCGCGCAGAGAATGTCCGACGAGATCCATGAGATTATACG agTGCTGCAACTGACGTCTTACGTAGAAGACGGCGGTGAGAAGGACAACATCACCGTGTTGAAAGCCTTGCAGAATCAGATACACACCAAGATGGGTGCCGCACATGATTTCTTGAAT GACCCGCTGTCGCTGCGTAACAGCGGCGGCGAGCGTGCCCTGCGCGCCGTGCTcaccgccgcgcgccgcgccgcagaGCATCTTGCGCCTGCGCACGCCGACCCCGTGCGCGCGCACGTGCG GTCAGGCGGCATCAACGCGGACCACCTGTGCGACGAGCGGCAGTACGGCAGCGGCAGAGAGCCCAAGGCGCTCAGCCTCGCCGCCGAGCTGCGCGCGCAGCTCAACCAACTCGACGCGCTCGTCAACGACGGCGTGCGCGCCGCCGAGAAGCAGGGCGGCAAGTCCATGCAGGCCAG GTTGGAGACGGCTCACAAGTGGCTGTTGCATCCAGCTGCAGACCCCACCACCAGGGTCGAGGGACAGAAGGCGATCAACAGCATCGTCTCACAAGGACAGAGG ATCGCGGACGGCCTCCAAGGGCGTGAGAAGGCGGAGATCCTGCAGCTGTGCTCGGATGTGCAGCGGCTCTCCGACAAGCTTGCTGACTTGTGCATGAGCGGCAGAGGGGACAGCGACGACGCGAGGGCCATTACTAG GGAGCTGACGGACAAGCTGCACGAGCTGAAGCGCGCCACGGAGCGGGCGGTGGTGAACCGCGTGGTGGAGGAGTTCATCGACGTGGCCGCGCCGCTCCGGCTCTACAGCGACGCCGTCAACGCGCCGCTCG GCACGGCGGGGCGCTCGGCTCGTGCGGAGGAGCGCGGCGCCGCGCTGCAGACGTtcagcgcgcgcgccgccgccgccgccgcgctcgtGGCCGCCGGCGCCGGCCACCACAAGCGCCTCGCCGACCAGCTGCTGCACTACGGGGAACAG GTGGATAAACTCTCGCCTCAACTGATAGCGGCGGGCAAGATTCGTCTCTTGTACCCGGAGAGCAAGGTAGCCGAGGAGCACTTCAATAACTTGAAGAGTCAGTACGCGGACGCGGTGCTGCGCGTGAGGGACCTCTGCGACCAGGCCGTCGACCCGCTGGACTTCGTGAGGACCGCTG GAGAACTGATGCAGAAACACACGTATTTGTGTGAAGACGCCATAAGGAACAACGACTCGCAAAAGATGGTCGATAACACCTCAGCTATTGCAAG ACTGGCGAACCGCGTGCTGCTCGTGGGCGGGGCGGAGCGCGACAACACGGAGGACAGCGAGTTCGGGAGGGTGCTGGGCGCCGCGCAGGCGCGCCTGCAGGCCGCCATCGCGCCCGCCGTGCGCGCCGCCAAGCAGGTCGCGCTCGGCGAccgcgcgcacgcgccgctctGGAGGCAGGCCAACGCAGAG ATCATCAACGCGGCATCGGAAGTGGAGTCTGCGCTGGGCGGTCAgtacgcgccgccgccgccgccgccgctgctGCCCGAGGCGCTGTCGCGGCTGCAGGTGTCGGAGGcggcgccgccgcgcccgccgccgcccgccgccgccgcgccgccgcgcccgcccccGCCCGCCGACACTGATGACGAGGGCGAGGATATCTTCCGCAGGCAGCCGCACCCGAGTCAGCCTATCTTG GTGGCGGCCCACAACCTCCACAAGGCGGTGCGCGAGTGGTCGTCGAAGGACAACGAGATCATCGCGGCCGCCAAACGAATGGCAATTCTCATGGCGCGACTCTCCGAGCTCGTGCGCTCCGACTCTAAAG GCAGTAAGCGCGAGCTGATCGCGACCGCGAAGGCGATCGCCGAAGCTTCGGAGGAGGTGACACGCCTCGCCAAGAAACTCGCCCTGGAGTGCACCGACAAGAGGATCAGAACT AACCTGCTGCAAGTGTGTGAGAGGATTCCGACTATCGGCACGCAGCTCAAGATCCTGTCCACTGTCAAGGCGACCATGTTAGGAGCGCAAG GAAGCGAGGAAGATCAAGAGGCGACTGAAATGTTGGTCGGAAATGCTCAGAACTTGATGCAGAGC GTGAAAGAGACAGTGAAGGCGGCAGAGGGCGCGTCGATCAAGATCCGCACGGAGCAAGGCGGCTACCGGCTGCGCTGGGTGCGGCGCTCGCCCTGGTACCAGATCTAA